In Thermus islandicus DSM 21543, a genomic segment contains:
- the phnE gene encoding phosphonate ABC transporter, permease protein PhnE, which translates to MSLGLFLAGLLLAGLLGLGQGSVRRYQVAAGLGLLVASAAFPLAQAVGYLSREALGPTLLALLPFAPYLALVPLGGLLALGFAPLGGRVAGLGGAVGGGLGLLSLLAFLQGPAHLVRLKPLPGLMEGFAGLALFLTLALLAYQDRRRAWLWLPLGGALGLAGFLWLSSPAGHTYFPRMEGYYKLVLPAEPGAERRLVERFNQGLEALNQARREIGLPPLKPVESLAGLGEGRLPQEVSQEGYRLLRPQAPGYGAAALLLFLGVLTGSGLWLLRSPSLQEAGDLRAGLVLAGVALSVFPAFDATEFDLGKLVKGWPFLVNFLHRAWPPNLAQPESGLYPLQSVASEMLLTVEIALVGTLLAALFALPTSFLAARNLTFRSPLLRPLFYLVRAFYNVDRGIDTLILALVLVAAVGLGPFAGVLAMAIHSLADLGKLYSEAIENVDRGPIEALESVGASGSNVLRWAILPQVLPLFVSYTLYRFEINFRVSIVLGLVGAGGIGFFIKGAMDAGHYDQMVIGILAIVLVVNLIDFASSWLRSRLV; encoded by the coding sequence ATGAGCCTCGGCCTCTTCCTCGCCGGCCTCCTCCTGGCGGGCCTTCTGGGCCTGGGCCAGGGCTCGGTGCGCCGCTACCAGGTGGCCGCCGGGCTAGGCCTCCTGGTGGCCAGCGCCGCCTTCCCCCTGGCGCAGGCCGTGGGGTACCTCTCCCGGGAGGCCCTGGGGCCCACCCTCCTGGCCCTGCTGCCCTTCGCCCCGTACCTAGCCCTGGTGCCCCTAGGGGGGCTTCTGGCCCTGGGGTTCGCCCCCCTGGGGGGGCGGGTAGCGGGGCTCGGGGGAGCGGTGGGAGGCGGGCTAGGCCTCCTTAGCCTCCTTGCCTTCCTGCAGGGCCCGGCGCACCTGGTGCGCCTCAAGCCCCTCCCCGGCCTCATGGAGGGGTTTGCGGGCCTCGCCCTCTTCCTCACCCTCGCCCTCCTCGCCTACCAGGACCGGCGCCGGGCCTGGCTCTGGCTTCCCTTGGGGGGGGCTCTGGGCCTTGCGGGCTTCCTCTGGCTCAGCTCGCCCGCGGGGCACACCTACTTCCCCCGGATGGAGGGCTACTACAAGCTGGTCCTGCCCGCGGAACCCGGCGCGGAGAGGCGCCTGGTGGAGCGCTTCAACCAGGGCCTCGAGGCGCTCAACCAGGCACGACGGGAGATCGGCCTGCCCCCCCTTAAACCCGTGGAGAGCCTCGCCGGCCTGGGCGAGGGACGCCTCCCCCAGGAGGTCAGCCAGGAGGGGTACCGGCTCCTCCGTCCGCAGGCCCCGGGCTACGGCGCCGCCGCCCTCCTGCTCTTCCTTGGTGTCCTGACGGGGTCCGGGCTCTGGCTCCTCCGGTCCCCCAGCCTCCAGGAAGCCGGGGACCTACGCGCGGGCCTCGTCCTGGCCGGGGTGGCCTTGAGCGTCTTTCCTGCCTTTGACGCCACGGAGTTTGACCTGGGCAAGCTGGTCAAGGGCTGGCCCTTCCTGGTGAACTTCCTGCACCGAGCCTGGCCCCCCAACCTGGCCCAGCCGGAAAGCGGCCTCTATCCCCTCCAGAGCGTGGCCAGCGAGATGCTCCTCACGGTGGAGATCGCCCTGGTGGGCACCCTGCTCGCCGCCCTTTTCGCCCTCCCCACCAGCTTCCTGGCCGCGCGCAACCTCACCTTCCGGAGCCCCCTTCTCCGCCCCCTCTTCTACCTGGTGCGGGCCTTCTACAACGTGGACCGGGGGATAGACACCCTGATCCTGGCCCTGGTCCTGGTGGCGGCCGTGGGGCTCGGCCCCTTCGCCGGGGTGCTGGCCATGGCCATCCACTCCCTGGCCGACCTGGGCAAGCTCTACTCCGAGGCCATAGAGAACGTGGACCGGGGGCCCATTGAGGCCCTGGAGAGCGTGGGAGCGAGCGGCAGCAACGTCCTCCGCTGGGCCATCCTGCCCCAGGTCCTGCCCCTCTTCGTGTCCTACACCCTCTACCGCTTTGAGATCAACTTCCGCGTGTCCATCGTCCTCGGGCTGGTGGGAGCGGGAGGGATCGGCTTCTTCATCAAGGGGGCCATGGACGCCGGGCACTACGACCAGATGGTGATCGGGATCCTCGCCATCGTGCTGGTGGTGAACCTCATTGACTTCGCCTCCAGCTGGCTGCGAAGCCGCTTGGTGTAG
- a CDS encoding replication-associated recombination protein A has translation MEPLAERLRPQNLEEVLGQPHLTGPQGLLRRMLEGKRLFSMVLFGPPGTGKTTLARLLAEGAGRPFLRLSAVEAGLKEVRQAVERAKEGGGLVLLLDEVHRFNKAQQDALLPHLESGLLTLIGATAENPAFELVPALRSRLRFFPLRPLQEADLLALLRRALEDPRGLPGTPYEEEALRLLARAAEGDARFALNTLELAASFGRVDLKSVREALGAERFGMDREGDRFYDLVSALHKSLRGSHVDAALYYLARLLKGGADPRYLARRLIRVALEDVGLADPLALRLTVAAKEAYEALGSPEGELALVEATVYLALAPKSHSLYAAWKRAEEAARAHPEAPVPLNLRNAPTGLARALGHGEGYAYYHEDKEGSFAQRYLPEGLEGLLLFQAQGEGWEERVRARLAQLRARFQGGSEGPPPDR, from the coding sequence GTGGAGCCCCTTGCGGAGCGCCTCAGGCCCCAAAACCTGGAGGAGGTCCTGGGCCAGCCCCACCTCACCGGCCCCCAGGGCCTTCTCCGCCGGATGCTGGAGGGGAAGAGGCTCTTTTCCATGGTCCTCTTCGGCCCCCCGGGCACGGGCAAGACCACCCTGGCGAGGCTCCTCGCCGAGGGGGCGGGGAGGCCCTTCCTCCGGCTTTCCGCCGTGGAGGCGGGGCTTAAGGAGGTGCGCCAGGCGGTAGAAAGGGCCAAGGAGGGAGGGGGGCTCGTCCTCCTCCTGGACGAGGTCCACCGCTTCAACAAGGCCCAGCAGGACGCCCTCCTCCCCCACCTGGAGTCGGGCCTCCTCACCCTCATCGGGGCCACGGCGGAAAACCCGGCCTTTGAGCTCGTCCCCGCCCTCCGCTCCCGCCTCCGCTTTTTCCCCTTGAGGCCCCTCCAGGAGGCCGACCTCCTCGCCCTCCTCCGCCGGGCCCTGGAGGACCCCCGGGGGCTTCCCGGCACCCCTTACGAGGAGGAGGCCCTAAGGCTCCTGGCGAGGGCGGCCGAGGGGGATGCCCGCTTTGCCCTGAACACCCTAGAGCTGGCCGCAAGCTTCGGCCGGGTGGACCTAAAGAGCGTGCGGGAGGCCCTGGGGGCGGAGCGCTTCGGCATGGACCGGGAGGGGGACCGCTTTTACGACCTGGTCTCCGCCCTCCACAAGTCCCTGCGGGGAAGCCACGTGGACGCCGCCCTTTACTACCTGGCGAGGCTCCTCAAAGGCGGGGCCGACCCCCGGTACCTCGCCCGGAGGCTCATCCGGGTGGCCCTCGAGGACGTAGGCCTCGCCGACCCCCTGGCCCTAAGGCTCACCGTGGCCGCCAAGGAGGCCTACGAGGCCCTAGGAAGCCCGGAAGGGGAGCTGGCCCTGGTGGAGGCCACGGTCTACCTCGCCTTGGCCCCGAAGAGCCACAGCCTCTATGCCGCCTGGAAGCGGGCGGAGGAGGCGGCCAGGGCACACCCCGAGGCCCCCGTTCCCCTGAACCTGAGGAACGCCCCCACCGGCTTGGCCCGCGCTCTGGGCCACGGGGAGGGCTACGCCTACTACCACGAGGACAAGGAAGGCAGCTTCGCCCAAAGGTACCTGCCTGAGGGCCTCGAGGGCCTCCTCCTTTTCCAGGCCCAGGGGGAGGGCTGGGAGGAGCGGGTTCGGGCCCGGCTGGCCCAGCTTAGGGCCCGGTTTCAAGGCGGAAGCGAAGGGCCCCCGCCAGATAGATGA
- a CDS encoding carbohydrate ABC transporter permease encodes MAYAAFMPKEAVYSGELFSRVGLSLENVRALAKEGFWGRLLFSLGLSSGVALLQLLTALLAAYALRAGLGLLPFYLVLMAVPAELLLVPLYGILKRLSLLETPWALVLPFAASPFVVYLVYQAMRAVPEELLEAARLDGAGHRVLLFRILLPLVRPSLVAAGVLAFAAHWNLVLYPRVVVSDPRFWTVQTWLTDLQRKYPTDWGLLSAAALLSVLPIALLYLLFERRVVATFEEGLKG; translated from the coding sequence ATGGCCTACGCCGCCTTCATGCCCAAGGAGGCGGTGTACTCGGGGGAGCTCTTTTCCCGGGTGGGCCTCAGCTTGGAGAACGTGCGCGCCCTGGCCAAGGAGGGGTTTTGGGGGAGGCTTCTCTTTTCCCTGGGCCTTTCCTCGGGGGTGGCCCTCCTCCAGCTCCTCACCGCCCTCCTCGCCGCCTACGCCCTCCGGGCGGGGCTTGGGCTTCTCCCCTTCTACCTGGTCCTCATGGCCGTCCCGGCCGAGCTCCTCTTGGTTCCCCTTTACGGCATCCTCAAACGGCTTTCCCTCCTGGAGACCCCCTGGGCCCTGGTCCTGCCCTTCGCCGCGAGCCCCTTCGTGGTCTACCTCGTCTACCAGGCCATGCGGGCCGTCCCTGAGGAGCTTCTGGAGGCGGCCAGGCTGGACGGGGCGGGGCACCGGGTCCTCCTCTTCCGCATCCTCCTCCCCCTGGTCCGGCCCAGCCTGGTGGCGGCCGGGGTGCTGGCCTTCGCTGCCCACTGGAACCTGGTCCTCTACCCCCGGGTCGTCGTTTCGGACCCCCGGTTCTGGACGGTGCAGACCTGGCTCACGGACCTCCAGCGCAAGTACCCCACGGACTGGGGCCTCCTCTCGGCGGCGGCCCTGCTCTCCGTGCTCCCCATTGCCCTCCTCTACCTCCTCTTTGAGCGGCGGGTGGTGGCCACCTTTGAGGAGGGCTTGAAGGGCTGA
- a CDS encoding ABC transporter ATP-binding protein encodes MEALRLQGIGKRYGRKPVLEGVSLSVRPGEIYALAGPNGSGKTTLIRLVTGLAFPTEGRAFLLGEDVHKSPGARRHLGAVVEAPAAFYPYLTGRENLRLYASLSGVKEEARLTEVLARLKLLAVADQKVGRYSLGQRQRLGLAAAILHRPKVLVLDEPTSGLDPEGVELVHGLLQELAREGVAVLLSTHHLREVSGYAQKVGILGGGRLLDEVDLPSREVYRLEAEPLEGALALLRSLPRVASARIQGGAILFEGEPEAALQALLREGYRVRALFPQRFDLQAYYQERVRHA; translated from the coding sequence ATGGAGGCCCTGAGGCTACAGGGGATCGGCAAGCGCTACGGGCGCAAGCCCGTCCTGGAGGGGGTGAGCCTTTCCGTGCGCCCGGGGGAGATCTACGCCCTGGCCGGCCCCAACGGATCGGGCAAGACCACCCTGATCCGCTTGGTCACGGGGCTGGCCTTTCCCACCGAGGGGCGGGCCTTCCTCCTGGGAGAGGACGTGCACAAGAGCCCCGGTGCCCGGCGCCATCTGGGGGCGGTGGTGGAGGCCCCCGCCGCCTTTTACCCCTACCTCACGGGGCGGGAAAACCTGCGCCTTTACGCTTCCCTCTCGGGGGTGAAGGAGGAGGCCCGCCTCACCGAGGTGCTGGCGCGGCTTAAGCTCCTCGCCGTGGCCGACCAGAAGGTGGGGCGCTACTCCCTGGGGCAGAGGCAGCGCCTGGGCCTCGCCGCCGCCATCCTGCACCGCCCCAAGGTTCTGGTCCTGGACGAACCCACCTCGGGTCTGGACCCCGAGGGGGTGGAGCTCGTGCACGGCCTCCTCCAGGAGCTTGCCCGGGAAGGGGTCGCCGTCCTCCTCTCCACCCACCACCTAAGGGAGGTCTCGGGGTACGCCCAAAAGGTGGGGATCCTCGGCGGGGGAAGGCTCCTGGACGAGGTAGACCTCCCAAGCCGGGAGGTCTACCGCCTCGAGGCCGAGCCCCTGGAGGGGGCCCTGGCCCTCCTCAGGAGCCTTCCCCGGGTGGCCTCGGCCCGGATCCAGGGCGGGGCCATCCTCTTTGAGGGGGAGCCGGAGGCCGCCCTCCAGGCCCTTTTGCGGGAGGGCTACCGGGTGAGGGCCCTTTTCCCCCAGCGCTTTGACCTCCAGGCCTACTACCAGGAAAGGGTGAGGCATGCCTAG
- a CDS encoding E3 binding domain-containing protein yields MEEPRITPLARRLAEENGIDWRRLKGTGPDGTIVERDILAFLAKVMAGEVDLPPVPETPPPLPPEEELKRAQEALGREGVDLADLIPEAPKAPTLQVEEVAEEELELDFLEVDLSEEEEALLLPEEEAPEPLEAWEEDLLKAEAPAEEAPEPLEAWEEEAPLAKEEGPPAAFQQEANLGLLPGTAPAPALRVLVLRKRVDLAGLEAALAAFQEAYGVAKTPLPFLLRAAEKALGELALPYPALLGRREGEGVRGLKPARGFLALFREEDGEEGEGLLCFYGEEEVHTGRPSLFLSPEGVLAASGLEASLARKLLDRVALYLERPVLLLA; encoded by the coding sequence ATGGAAGAACCCAGGATCACGCCCCTGGCCCGAAGGCTTGCCGAGGAAAACGGCATTGACTGGCGGAGGCTTAAGGGCACGGGCCCGGACGGCACCATCGTGGAGCGGGACATCCTGGCCTTCCTGGCCAAGGTGATGGCGGGGGAGGTGGACCTGCCCCCCGTGCCGGAGACCCCCCCGCCCCTCCCCCCCGAGGAGGAGCTCAAGCGGGCCCAGGAGGCCTTGGGCCGGGAGGGGGTGGACCTGGCCGACCTTATCCCCGAAGCCCCCAAGGCCCCCACCCTCCAGGTGGAGGAGGTGGCGGAGGAGGAGCTGGAGCTGGACTTCCTCGAGGTGGACCTCTCGGAGGAAGAGGAGGCCCTGCTCCTCCCCGAGGAGGAAGCCCCCGAACCCCTGGAGGCCTGGGAGGAGGACCTCCTGAAGGCCGAAGCCCCAGCCGAGGAGGCCCCTGAACCCCTGGAGGCCTGGGAGGAGGAAGCCCCCCTCGCCAAAGAAGAGGGGCCGCCCGCCGCCTTTCAGCAGGAGGCCAACCTGGGCCTCCTGCCAGGGACGGCCCCCGCGCCCGCCCTAAGGGTTCTCGTCCTCCGCAAGCGGGTGGATCTGGCCGGTCTGGAGGCGGCCCTCGCCGCCTTCCAGGAGGCCTATGGGGTGGCCAAGACCCCCCTCCCCTTCCTCCTGCGGGCGGCGGAAAAGGCCCTTGGGGAGCTGGCGCTCCCCTACCCCGCCCTGTTGGGCCGGAGGGAAGGGGAAGGGGTGCGGGGCCTAAAGCCCGCCAGGGGCTTCCTCGCCCTCTTCCGGGAGGAGGACGGGGAGGAGGGGGAGGGCCTCCTCTGCTTCTACGGGGAGGAAGAGGTCCACACCGGCCGCCCGAGCCTCTTCCTCTCCCCGGAGGGGGTGCTCGCCGCCTCGGGCCTCGAGGCCTCCCTGGCCCGGAAACTCCTGGACCGGGTCGCCCTCTACCTGGAGCGCCCCGTCCTCCTGCTGGCTTAA
- a CDS encoding CaiB/BaiF CoA transferase family protein: MKPLSGIKVLDLSRVLAGPLCTLILADLGAEVVKVEPPWGDETRGWGPPFLKGESAYFLSVNRGKRSLALDLKRPEGQEVVRRLAQRADVLVENFKTGDLERYGLDYERLKGLNPRLVYLSLTGFGHTGPRAKEPGYDAALQGYTGIMSVTGEPEGPPMKVGVAWIDVMTGMMGAVAVLAALLERERSGKGQHIDLALFDVGLFALANLGESYLLTGTPPRRLGNAHAQIVPYGAFPAEDGWLVLAVGNDEQFRRLCQAVGLPELALRFPKNALRVAHRKEVEGALSQVLRTQPRAFWLRLLKEAGVPAAPVNDLKETFQDPQAEARGAVWTLPHPLLGTPPTLANPLRFLSRTPAGPSLPPPLLGEHTEEVLLEAGFSPEEVSALVEKGVVQKGTLVEEGGKLP, encoded by the coding sequence GTGAAGCCCCTTTCTGGCATCAAGGTCCTGGACCTCTCTCGCGTTCTCGCCGGCCCCCTCTGCACCCTCATCCTGGCCGACCTGGGGGCCGAGGTGGTCAAGGTGGAGCCCCCTTGGGGGGACGAGACCCGGGGCTGGGGACCGCCCTTTTTGAAGGGGGAGAGCGCCTACTTTCTTTCGGTGAACCGGGGCAAGCGGAGCCTGGCCCTGGACCTGAAGCGTCCCGAAGGCCAGGAGGTGGTGCGGCGCCTCGCCCAAAGGGCCGATGTCCTGGTGGAGAACTTCAAGACGGGGGACCTTGAGCGCTACGGCCTGGACTATGAGCGCCTAAAGGGCCTGAACCCCCGACTGGTCTACCTCTCCCTCACCGGCTTCGGCCACACCGGGCCTCGGGCCAAGGAGCCGGGCTACGACGCGGCCCTCCAAGGCTATACCGGGATCATGTCGGTGACCGGGGAGCCCGAGGGCCCGCCCATGAAGGTGGGGGTGGCCTGGATTGACGTCATGACCGGAATGATGGGGGCGGTGGCGGTGCTCGCTGCCCTTCTGGAGCGGGAGAGGAGCGGAAAGGGCCAGCACATTGACCTCGCCCTCTTTGACGTGGGCCTCTTCGCCCTGGCGAACCTCGGGGAGAGCTACCTCCTCACGGGAACCCCCCCGAGGCGCCTCGGCAACGCCCACGCTCAGATCGTCCCCTACGGGGCCTTTCCCGCCGAGGACGGCTGGCTCGTCCTCGCCGTGGGGAACGACGAACAGTTCCGGAGGCTCTGCCAAGCGGTAGGGCTTCCCGAGCTCGCCCTGCGCTTTCCCAAAAACGCCCTTCGGGTGGCCCACCGCAAGGAGGTGGAAGGAGCCCTCTCCCAGGTCCTCCGCACCCAGCCCCGGGCCTTCTGGCTCAGGCTTCTCAAGGAAGCGGGTGTCCCCGCCGCGCCCGTGAACGACCTCAAAGAGACCTTCCAGGACCCTCAGGCGGAGGCCCGGGGGGCCGTCTGGACCCTCCCCCACCCCCTCCTGGGCACCCCCCCCACCCTGGCGAACCCCCTGCGCTTCCTCTCCCGCACCCCCGCAGGGCCAAGCCTCCCCCCGCCCCTCCTGGGAGAACACACGGAGGAGGTCCTCCTCGAGGCGGGCTTCTCCCCGGAGGAGGTCTCGGCCCTTGTGGAAAAGGGCGTGGTCCAGAAGGGAACCCTGGTAGAGGAGGGGGGAAAACTCCCGTGA
- the phnC gene encoding phosphonate ABC transporter ATP-binding protein, with the protein MIEVRRLSKVYPDGTRALSGVTVSIPEGDFVAILGLSGAGKSTFLRTLNRLVEPTEGEVWVGGVEVTRLSRKDLQAFRRQVGFIFQQFNLVQRLTVLENVLHGRLGYLPTWRGLLGLYREEDVAIALEQIRRVGLQGKERARADQLSGGQQQRVAIARALAQEPRLILADEPMASLDPRLSDVILGILKEYNEEKGVTVLVNIHVLELARRYARRILAFNRGHLVFDGPVEALTPEVEARVYAGNLEAL; encoded by the coding sequence ATGATTGAGGTGAGGCGCCTAAGCAAGGTCTACCCCGACGGGACGCGTGCCCTTTCCGGGGTAACCGTTTCCATACCCGAGGGCGACTTCGTGGCCATCCTCGGCCTTTCCGGGGCAGGCAAGAGCACCTTCCTGCGCACCCTAAACCGCCTGGTGGAGCCCACCGAGGGGGAGGTGTGGGTTGGCGGGGTAGAGGTGACCCGGCTCTCCCGCAAGGACCTCCAGGCCTTCCGCCGCCAGGTGGGCTTCATCTTTCAGCAGTTCAACCTGGTCCAGCGGCTCACCGTCTTGGAAAACGTCCTCCACGGTCGCCTGGGCTACCTCCCCACCTGGCGGGGGCTTCTGGGCCTGTACCGCGAGGAGGATGTGGCCATCGCCCTGGAACAGATCCGGCGCGTGGGGCTTCAGGGCAAGGAGCGGGCCCGGGCCGACCAGCTCTCCGGTGGACAGCAGCAGCGGGTGGCCATCGCCCGGGCCCTGGCCCAGGAGCCCCGGCTGATCCTGGCCGACGAGCCCATGGCCTCCCTGGACCCCCGGCTTTCCGACGTGATCCTGGGCATCCTCAAGGAGTACAACGAGGAAAAAGGGGTGACTGTCCTGGTGAACATCCACGTGCTGGAGCTGGCCCGGCGCTATGCTCGCCGCATCCTGGCCTTCAACCGGGGGCATCTGGTGTTTGACGGCCCCGTGGAGGCCCTCACCCCGGAGGTGGAGGCCCGGGTGTACGCGGGCAACCTGGAGGCGCTATGA
- a CDS encoding ABC transporter permease has product MPRLVLLELFKLFRLRSVGLGLLAAFLLPFLWALAPGLKEVYGLVLASGWQVVALSLLAGMEFLFPFLVVMAASEALGSEVSQGTLKGLLLRPLPRSALLLAKLLALLLYPFVLLGASFLGGVVAGLPHGLGPFFGGTGLGEGGFAGTGLLTPKAALLELLRAHLLAGAVLLPLASLALLYGTLFLSTTASALAAVATLLLMRLLVAFPALVPFLLTTYLDLHLRPHAAGLGLPLLLIYTAGFALLAALVFERRDL; this is encoded by the coding sequence ATGCCTAGGCTCGTCCTCCTGGAGCTCTTCAAGCTCTTCCGGCTGCGCTCGGTGGGGCTCGGCCTCCTCGCCGCCTTCCTCCTTCCCTTCCTCTGGGCCTTGGCCCCGGGGCTCAAGGAGGTCTACGGCCTGGTCCTGGCCTCGGGCTGGCAGGTGGTGGCCTTGAGCCTCCTCGCCGGGATGGAGTTCCTCTTTCCCTTCCTGGTGGTCATGGCGGCGAGCGAGGCCCTGGGCAGCGAGGTGAGCCAGGGCACCCTAAAGGGCCTCCTCCTCCGCCCCCTTCCCCGGAGCGCCCTCCTCCTCGCCAAGCTTCTCGCCCTCCTCCTCTACCCCTTCGTCCTCCTGGGGGCAAGCTTCCTCGGGGGGGTGGTGGCGGGGCTGCCCCACGGCCTTGGCCCCTTCTTTGGCGGCACGGGCCTAGGGGAAGGGGGGTTCGCCGGCACGGGCCTCCTCACCCCAAAGGCGGCCCTCCTGGAGCTCCTCCGGGCCCATCTGCTGGCGGGGGCGGTGCTTTTGCCCCTCGCCTCCCTGGCCCTCCTCTACGGCACCCTCTTCCTCTCCACCACGGCAAGCGCCCTGGCGGCGGTGGCCACCCTCCTCCTCATGCGCCTTCTCGTGGCCTTCCCCGCCCTCGTCCCCTTCCTCCTCACCACCTACCTGGACCTCCACCTGAGGCCCCACGCGGCCGGGCTCGGCCTTCCCCTCCTCCTCATCTACACCGCGGGCTTCGCCCTCCTCGCCGCCCTGGTCTTTGAGCGCAGGGACCTTTAG